The Glycine max cultivar Williams 82 chromosome 17, Glycine_max_v4.0, whole genome shotgun sequence genome contains the following window.
aaatttcagtAATTTGTGTTGCTAATATATGATCTTCACATCAAGTAAATTAACAATGAACCTTCCGTAGAGGAAAATAATGAAAACTTGGAAGCTTTGCGCTTTTACGCGCTGCAGTTGACTTATTCGAGTTCCATTATTAGGGGATTTTATTCAGTCCATCACGTACGTCTTTCCCTGAAAAGAAATAATGGACTTAGAGGAACTTTGGCATATTGGACGACTTTAAAAGCtaaaaccaatatttttttttaaatggattgtctaaatgtgtatatattttttgttaaaagtgTACAAGATTTAGATTTCATGTAAAGAAGTCCCCACTTAAAGTGAGAATACATAATTGTTTAAGGAATAAGACTTGTATAATTCTGTCGATAAAAGTTAAACATAAAGTATCACgagtttataataaattatgagtCCACTTCAATCAACTGAATTagatttttgttgatttttttaaaaaaatagtttaaaaattataatattaattcctTCTACATGGAAAAACATAGGTTGGTTCCCGATAAATGGCTTGGTAAGTACTTGTCCATTATCTCGTGTAACTCAAATCAAAGTGAAATTCCAAAGAAAGAACTGTGGACCCACCACCTCGTATACTTTTCCTCTGTCGTCTtcgacaaaaaaaaagtattacatTTTAAGATACGATACACTGACACATActttaacataaatatatatatcatatactatatattttgtatgcCGTGTAATTTAAGTTgtagttggaaaaaaaaaacatggagaAGGGAACCACAGCAAGACCAAATTGCTTGAACAACGCTGAATTTCACGTGGAAACCTCGAAACTCTGAATTTAAACTCCAAAAACATAGAGAAGATGAACAAAGGGGGTGGACATAAAAACAGTGAAGGGGAAGAAGAGGGTCTTTGTCGTTGTCCTTCATTCCCCTGAAACATGATTGAACAAATATTTATCCTCAAGAAGGTGAGATAAGTACTATCATCATTCGTTGCtactatgttttttcttttcttttctttttcttgtttgctgCTTTGTATTAAATCTTAATCACATTAATGTACAATATTAGCTAGAGTGTGACATGCGGTAACTCTCTCATTTCAGGACTCCATGGACATTAAATCTATAAAGAAATTTCCATCAACATTGAGGTTGGTAGTTTTAGCCATGGCTGCAACTTGTGGACTATACATTTGCTCAGTTAATTTAGAGAAACCAACAAGAATTCGCACAAATAGCAAGTTGTTGGAACTAAGAGTCATCAACCAGTCATGTCATCCTTCTAGTGTGGAAGAATGGGAAGTACCCTTCTTGCATTATCCACAACCCAAAACTTACAACAGGtatatattctatttaattatatacataCATGCATGTATCTTGAATTTGGTCTTTAACTGAGTCAAATAATGTTGTGTGATCCATGTAACTGACTTCACCTGGTAGGATAAGGATTTTGTCGATGTTTATATAAATGCATATGCTTTgaggaagaaattttttttaattttccatgAACATTAATTCATGTGCGTTTGATTAATTAGTTATATTGAATGATTGGTGAATGAGCAGAGAGGAGTGTGCTTGCAATCCTGTACGGTTTTTTGTCATATTGACAATGCAAAGATCGGGGAGTGGATGGTTTGAGACGTTGTTGAACAGTCATATGAATGTAAGTTCCAATGGAGAGATATTTAGTGTGGCCAAAAGAAGGGAGAATGTATCTTCAATTTTGATGACAATGGATGAAGTGTTCAATCTTGATTGGTTCAGTGGTGCTTCCAAGAACGAGTGTTCCGCAGCTGTGGGCTACAAGTGGATGCTTAATCAGGTAACTGAAGGGTGTTTCAATTTCATGAACCATCatggggttttttttttttttttaatccacaGATATTAGTTGTTAGTATTTTTTGCAGTGGAAGGATTCAAATCCACGAGCTCTCCAACCTTTCTTCTCCTTTCACCACTAAATCAATCTTATAATGTCTATCATGGGTTGGTTATGTTATGTGACTTGTGTCTATACTCTATAGGATGATGTTGTTGCTAAAAGAATAGATGCATATATTGGCAGGGTTTGATGGAGCATCATAAGGAGATAGGGGAATACTTTGAACGGAGGAGAGTTTCTACAATATTCCTTTTCAGAAGGAATTTGCTTCGTAGAATGGTATCTGTGCTAGAAAATTCTTATGACAAAAAGGCAAAGCCATTGAATGGAACACATAAATCTCATGTCCACTCCACATTAGAGGTCTCCCACACTCTCTCTATTGCCCTTTCTTCCTTACTAATAATATTGTGTCTTTGTGTTTGGATTACATGGTTGGATTAGGCTTATTGCATGTTGAGAAAAGCTTATAACTGGATTTGATTAAATTGAGTGaagataaagtaaatatttctaGTCAATGATAAGGAAACCAATTGCTGATATTTTAATACACTTATAATTTGTT
Protein-coding sequences here:
- the LOC100819406 gene encoding uncharacterized protein — translated: MIEQIFILKKDSMDIKSIKKFPSTLRLVVLAMAATCGLYICSVNLEKPTRIRTNSKLLELRVINQSCHPSSVEEWEVPFLHYPQPKTYNREECACNPVRFFVILTMQRSGSGWFETLLNSHMNVSSNGEIFSVAKRRENVSSILMTMDEVFNLDWFSGASKNECSAAVGYKWMLNQGLMEHHKEIGEYFERRRVSTIFLFRRNLLRRMVSVLENSYDKKAKPLNGTHKSHVHSTLEAGILAKYRPWINTTLLMTELNQTEETAAKAIEYFKNTRHIVLYYEDLIKNATKLKDVQEFLRLPFRDMHSRQVKIHTAPLLKQIENWDDVYKTLRGTSYQNFLFSD